One Microbacterium esteraromaticum genomic window carries:
- a CDS encoding NAD(P)-dependent oxidoreductase — protein sequence MTASSATVGVIGLGSMGRPMAERLLAARGELIIHARRPQPELVAAGATWCATPKDLAARSDVLLSVLPDLPELEQLLEGPDGLLADDGELLIMVASTSSAPAVRALADRLRERTAGRVRMLDCPVSGGEDGARAGTLSIMLGGTDADAALAAEVLAPCGNPVHLGPLGAGEVAKACNQLVVSATILALGEATVLADRSGIDLDRMWSLLAGGYAGSRLLDTRRDKLITGDDSPSGMAKYMVKDLRFAADIAAATGTETTLLPALSAAFDEIVERGLGDRDISVTRRLVAERGRAPAADDTNES from the coding sequence ATGACAGCATCCTCCGCCACCGTCGGCGTGATCGGCCTGGGCTCGATGGGACGCCCGATGGCAGAGAGACTGCTCGCCGCGCGTGGCGAGCTCATCATCCACGCGCGCCGCCCCCAGCCAGAGCTCGTGGCGGCAGGTGCCACCTGGTGCGCGACGCCGAAGGACCTCGCTGCTCGATCGGACGTGCTGCTCAGCGTGCTGCCGGATCTGCCCGAGCTCGAGCAGCTGCTCGAAGGGCCGGACGGGCTTCTCGCCGACGACGGGGAGCTGCTCATCATGGTCGCATCGACGTCGTCTGCGCCGGCCGTGCGGGCGCTCGCGGACCGGCTGCGCGAGAGGACCGCGGGGCGGGTGCGGATGCTCGACTGTCCCGTCTCCGGCGGGGAGGACGGCGCTCGCGCCGGCACCCTGTCGATCATGCTCGGCGGGACGGACGCTGACGCAGCCCTGGCCGCAGAAGTGCTCGCACCGTGCGGCAATCCCGTGCACCTCGGCCCCCTCGGCGCCGGCGAGGTCGCGAAAGCCTGCAATCAGCTCGTGGTGTCGGCGACGATCCTCGCACTGGGCGAGGCGACCGTGCTCGCCGATCGCTCCGGGATCGATCTCGACAGGATGTGGTCGCTGCTCGCGGGCGGTTACGCCGGCTCCCGGCTGCTCGACACCCGCCGGGACAAGCTGATCACCGGCGACGACTCCCCCAGCGGCATGGCGAAGTACATGGTCAAGGACCTGCGCTTCGCCGCCGACATCGCGGCCGCGACCGGTACCGAGACGACTCTGCTGCCGGCCCTGAGCGCCGCGTTCGACGAGATCGTCGAACGGGGTCTCGGTGACCGCGACATCTCGGTCACCCGGCGGCTCGTCGCCGAGCGGGGCCGCGCACCCGCTGCGGACGACACGAACGAATCCTGA
- the gndA gene encoding NADP-dependent phosphogluconate dehydrogenase, translated as MPTASANIGVVGLAVMGSNLARNLASREGNTVAVLNRSRAKTDELVALHPEAGFVPTFSYEEFAASLQKPRTAIIMVKAGLGTDAVIDELVRVFEPGDIIVDGGNAYFPDTIRREQAVRETGINFVGAGISGGEEGALLGPSIMPGGSDESWVTLGPILTSIAAVAEGEPCVTHVGHGGAGHFVKMVHNGIEYADMQLIAEAYDLIRRGTGKTPAEIAEVFAEWNTGELESYLIEITAEVLRQIDAETGKPLVDVIVDQAGAKGTGAWTVQTALALGVPVSGIAEATFARSLSSHPEQRAVAAHLPGPEGEFAVDDADAFIEDVRLALYASKIVAYSQGFDEIRAGAVEYGWTIDLGAVSKIWRAGCIIRAQFLNRIAEAYAGEPDLPALLTAPYFAEALARGQAAWRRVVVAAAQAGIPAPAFSSSLSYYDGIRAERLPAALVQGQRDFFGAHTYRRIDKDGTFHTLWSGDRTEIPAVDTH; from the coding sequence GTGCCCACAGCCTCAGCCAACATCGGAGTCGTCGGACTCGCCGTCATGGGTTCGAACCTGGCCCGTAACCTCGCCAGCCGCGAAGGCAACACGGTGGCGGTGCTGAACCGCTCGCGGGCGAAGACCGATGAGCTTGTCGCCCTGCACCCCGAGGCGGGCTTCGTGCCGACCTTCTCGTACGAGGAGTTCGCGGCGTCCCTGCAGAAGCCGCGCACCGCGATCATCATGGTGAAGGCCGGGCTCGGCACCGATGCGGTGATCGACGAGCTCGTGCGCGTGTTCGAGCCGGGCGACATCATCGTCGACGGCGGCAACGCCTACTTCCCCGACACGATCCGCCGTGAGCAGGCCGTGCGCGAGACGGGCATCAACTTCGTCGGCGCCGGGATCTCGGGCGGAGAGGAGGGCGCGCTGCTCGGACCGAGCATCATGCCCGGCGGCTCCGACGAGTCCTGGGTCACGCTCGGTCCCATCCTCACGTCGATCGCCGCGGTCGCCGAGGGCGAGCCCTGCGTCACGCATGTGGGCCACGGCGGCGCGGGTCACTTCGTGAAGATGGTGCACAACGGCATCGAGTACGCCGACATGCAGCTCATCGCCGAGGCCTACGACCTCATCCGCCGCGGCACGGGCAAGACCCCCGCCGAGATCGCCGAGGTCTTCGCCGAGTGGAACACCGGCGAGCTCGAGTCGTACCTCATCGAGATCACCGCCGAGGTGCTGCGCCAGATCGACGCCGAGACGGGCAAGCCGCTCGTCGACGTGATCGTCGACCAGGCAGGAGCCAAGGGCACCGGCGCGTGGACCGTGCAGACCGCGCTCGCCCTGGGCGTGCCGGTCTCGGGCATCGCCGAGGCGACCTTCGCCCGCTCGCTGTCCTCGCATCCCGAGCAGCGCGCCGTCGCCGCCCACCTGCCCGGCCCGGAGGGCGAGTTCGCCGTCGACGACGCCGACGCCTTCATCGAGGACGTGCGGCTCGCACTGTACGCGTCGAAGATCGTCGCGTACTCGCAGGGCTTCGACGAGATCCGCGCCGGCGCCGTCGAGTACGGCTGGACGATCGACCTCGGCGCCGTGTCGAAGATCTGGCGAGCCGGATGCATCATCCGTGCCCAGTTCCTCAACCGCATCGCCGAGGCATACGCCGGTGAGCCCGACCTGCCCGCACTCCTCACCGCCCCCTACTTCGCCGAGGCGCTCGCACGCGGGCAGGCAGCATGGCGACGCGTCGTCGTCGCCGCAGCGCAGGCAGGCATCCCCGCCCCGGCGTTCTCATCGTCACTGTCGTACTACGACGGCATCCGCGCCGAGCGCCTCCCCGCCGCCCTCGTGCAGGGCCAGCGCGACTTCTTCGGCGCGCACACCTACCGCCGCATCGACAAGGACGGCACCTTCCACACCCTCTGGTCCGGCGACCGCACCGAGATCCCCGCAGTCGACACCCACTGA
- a CDS encoding response regulator transcription factor, with amino-acid sequence MSTEHPDLRRPDGTPLRILAVDDEPMLTDLLAMALRMEGWEVRTAASGLEALQVARDFEPDALVLDVMMPDLDGMSVLRRLRESGNLVPVVFLTAKDAVADRIAGLTAGGDDYVTKPFSLEEVIARLRAVIRRSGQGQADDEQSILRVADLSLNEDSHEVVRGDDEIELTATEFELLRFLMRNERRVLSKAQILDRVWSYDFGGKSSVVELYISYLRKKIDAGRTPLLHTVRGVGYMIKSPQ; translated from the coding sequence ATGAGCACCGAGCACCCAGACCTCCGCCGCCCTGACGGAACACCCCTGCGCATCCTCGCGGTCGACGACGAGCCCATGCTCACCGACCTGCTCGCCATGGCGCTGCGCATGGAGGGCTGGGAGGTGCGCACGGCCGCATCGGGGCTGGAGGCCCTGCAGGTCGCGCGCGACTTCGAACCCGACGCGCTCGTCCTCGACGTGATGATGCCCGACCTCGACGGCATGAGCGTGCTGCGCCGCCTGCGCGAGTCGGGAAACCTCGTTCCCGTCGTGTTCCTCACCGCGAAGGACGCCGTGGCCGACCGCATCGCCGGGCTCACAGCCGGCGGCGACGACTACGTGACGAAGCCCTTCAGCCTCGAAGAGGTCATCGCGCGGCTTCGGGCGGTGATCCGCCGCTCCGGGCAGGGCCAGGCGGACGATGAGCAGTCGATCCTGCGCGTCGCCGACCTCTCGCTCAACGAGGACAGCCATGAGGTGGTGCGCGGAGACGACGAGATCGAGCTCACCGCGACCGAGTTCGAGCTGCTGCGCTTCCTGATGCGCAATGAGCGCCGGGTGCTGTCGAAGGCACAGATCCTCGACCGGGTGTGGAGCTATGACTTCGGCGGCAAGTCGTCGGTGGTCGAGCTGTACATCTCGTACCTGCGCAAGAAGATCGACGCGGGCCGCACTCCCCTGCTGCACACCGTGCGAGGTGTTGGCTACATGATCAAGTCGCCGCAGTAG
- a CDS encoding sensor histidine kinase has product MLPHPLSLQARLMAAVIGFVSLILVIVAIITSATLGKTLEDRLQEQLDATSKVTTALVTDRARVAALRGEALTAEMAIQGGIVSDGSLLMAVLPPDSPASGVVATQNSRRGLSAADLLELTSGLQGSRSATVSLSDFGSYRVTADRTENDVVVITGLPRAEVQRTMTSLFTVIALATLGGLILLALTTALTISMGLRPLRAVAATASRVAGQPLDRGEVSITERVPDYEADPRTEVGRVGVALNTLLDHVDSSLAARQRNEERMRRFVADASHELRTPLASIRGYSELSLRALKQSQDAPTVENTTSALERIQAQSLRMTRLVEDLLLLARLDEGAELVHGEVDLSQLAVEALADAQPTAPGHHWKLETPGEPVTVVGDMGRLHQVVGNLLANARTHTPEGTTITLALAATPSGAELRVHDDGPGIDPAVREELFARFARGDVSRARQTGGTGLGLAIAKAIVEGHGGTIAVESAPGDTTFTVRLPSGLRSSPSPRPEPPVQ; this is encoded by the coding sequence ATGCTCCCCCACCCGCTGAGCCTTCAGGCGCGGCTGATGGCCGCGGTGATCGGGTTCGTCTCCCTCATCCTGGTGATCGTCGCGATCATCACCAGCGCGACCCTCGGCAAGACGCTCGAGGATCGCCTGCAGGAGCAGCTCGACGCCACCTCGAAGGTCACGACGGCTCTGGTCACCGACCGCGCCCGGGTGGCTGCGCTGCGCGGCGAAGCGCTCACCGCCGAGATGGCGATCCAGGGCGGCATCGTCTCAGACGGCAGCCTGCTGATGGCCGTCCTTCCGCCCGACTCCCCCGCCTCAGGGGTCGTCGCGACGCAGAACTCGAGACGAGGCCTCTCCGCGGCGGATCTGCTCGAGCTCACCTCGGGCCTGCAGGGCTCCAGATCGGCGACGGTCAGCCTCTCCGATTTCGGCTCGTACCGGGTGACTGCCGACCGCACCGAGAACGACGTGGTCGTGATCACCGGCCTTCCTCGCGCCGAGGTGCAGCGAACCATGACCTCGCTGTTCACCGTGATCGCGCTCGCGACTCTCGGCGGGCTGATCCTTCTCGCGCTCACCACGGCGCTGACGATCAGCATGGGCCTGCGTCCGCTGCGCGCTGTCGCGGCGACCGCATCACGCGTCGCCGGGCAGCCCCTCGACCGCGGCGAGGTGAGCATCACCGAGCGCGTGCCGGATTACGAGGCCGATCCGCGCACCGAGGTCGGCCGTGTGGGCGTGGCGCTGAACACCCTGCTCGACCACGTCGACTCCTCGCTCGCCGCCCGGCAGCGCAACGAGGAGCGCATGCGGCGTTTCGTGGCGGATGCCAGTCATGAGCTGCGCACACCGCTCGCGTCCATCCGCGGATACTCCGAGCTGTCGCTGCGTGCCCTGAAGCAGTCGCAGGACGCCCCGACCGTCGAGAACACCACGTCGGCGCTGGAGCGCATCCAGGCGCAGTCGCTGCGGATGACGCGGCTCGTCGAGGACCTGCTGCTGCTCGCGCGGCTCGATGAGGGGGCGGAGCTGGTTCATGGCGAGGTCGACCTGTCGCAGCTGGCTGTCGAGGCCCTCGCCGACGCGCAGCCGACGGCGCCGGGCCATCACTGGAAGCTGGAGACTCCCGGCGAACCTGTCACGGTCGTCGGAGACATGGGGCGTCTGCACCAGGTGGTGGGCAACCTTCTCGCCAACGCCCGCACCCATACCCCGGAGGGGACGACCATCACCCTGGCCCTGGCCGCCACGCCTTCCGGGGCCGAGCTGCGCGTGCACGACGACGGCCCCGGCATCGACCCCGCGGTGCGCGAGGAGCTGTTCGCCCGCTTCGCCCGCGGCGATGTGTCGCGCGCGCGGCAGACGGGCGGCACCGGGCTCGGCCTCGCGATAGCGAAGGCGATCGTCGAGGGTCACGGCGGCACCATCGCCGTCGAGAGCGCGCCCGGAGACACGACGTTCACCGTGCGCCTGCCCTCCGGCCTGCGCTCGTCGCCATCTCCGCGGCCGGAGCCGCCGGTTCAGTAG
- a CDS encoding FAD-dependent oxidoreductase: MITAFLAMRQRVLAVLGAISMYRLALFALAALAVIALGLSLAGLVGPSAGEILASFAVLAVAISAVDAVAQRALHLPWRIESSLVTALILLFVLQPALTPAGLGGAALAGVLASLSKYLIAWRGRHILNPAAFGAAVVTVLGLGTFSAWWVGTPWLSLFVALFGLLVLWRTEKVRLVLVFLIVVVTVSVVRQAVQAQSFGIPFSAGDALVAAVAQSPYLFLGAFMLSEPLTLPPRRWQQFSVAALVGVLAGWPIAIGSLFTLGQERALLIGNLLAFAFALRGSVRLVLTKREFITPTAQELTFRAKGRVRFIAGQYVELEVPHRNPDARGTRREFSIVSAPADLPTLRIAYKDGDQKHPSSYKRALKAAEPGAVLAVTGTWGDFVLPRGQAPVLMVAAGIGVTPFVSQLRQLQATGAERDVVLVYVASEAAELAFRDELAATGARTIVFTRDEPADLPAHWTWAEGIRLDAEGLQQAVPDLATRHAYISGPPRLIADLAPALQKARGVTTDAFAGY; encoded by the coding sequence GTGATCACTGCGTTCCTGGCGATGCGGCAGCGTGTGCTCGCCGTGCTCGGCGCCATCTCGATGTACCGGCTCGCGCTGTTCGCCCTCGCGGCGCTGGCGGTGATAGCCCTCGGACTCTCGCTCGCAGGGCTCGTGGGGCCCTCGGCCGGTGAGATCCTGGCATCTTTCGCGGTGCTGGCTGTCGCCATCTCCGCTGTCGACGCTGTGGCGCAGCGTGCCCTGCACCTGCCGTGGCGCATCGAGTCGTCGCTGGTCACCGCACTCATCCTGCTCTTCGTGCTGCAGCCCGCGCTCACCCCTGCAGGGCTGGGCGGCGCGGCGCTCGCCGGTGTGCTTGCCAGCCTGTCGAAGTACCTCATCGCGTGGCGCGGGCGTCACATCCTCAACCCCGCCGCCTTCGGTGCTGCCGTCGTGACCGTCCTCGGGCTCGGCACGTTCTCGGCCTGGTGGGTCGGCACCCCGTGGCTGTCGCTGTTCGTCGCGCTGTTCGGGCTGCTCGTGCTGTGGCGCACCGAGAAGGTGCGGCTGGTGCTCGTGTTCCTGATCGTCGTCGTCACGGTGTCGGTGGTGCGCCAGGCCGTTCAGGCGCAGTCCTTCGGCATCCCGTTCAGCGCCGGTGATGCGCTGGTGGCGGCGGTCGCGCAGAGCCCGTATCTCTTCCTGGGCGCTTTCATGCTCTCCGAGCCCCTCACGCTGCCGCCCCGGCGCTGGCAGCAGTTCAGCGTGGCGGCCCTCGTCGGGGTGCTCGCGGGCTGGCCGATCGCGATCGGCTCGCTGTTCACGCTCGGTCAGGAGCGTGCCCTGCTGATCGGAAACCTGCTCGCCTTCGCCTTCGCGCTGCGGGGATCGGTGCGGCTGGTGCTCACGAAGCGGGAATTCATCACGCCCACTGCGCAGGAGCTCACCTTCCGGGCGAAGGGGCGGGTGCGATTCATCGCCGGGCAGTACGTCGAGCTGGAGGTACCGCACCGCAATCCGGATGCCCGCGGCACGCGGCGCGAGTTCAGCATCGTCTCCGCGCCCGCCGATCTGCCCACTCTGCGCATCGCCTACAAGGACGGCGATCAGAAGCATCCGTCCAGCTACAAGCGTGCGCTGAAGGCGGCCGAGCCCGGCGCCGTGCTCGCCGTCACCGGCACCTGGGGCGACTTCGTGCTGCCGCGCGGCCAGGCGCCCGTGCTGATGGTCGCGGCCGGGATCGGGGTGACGCCGTTCGTGTCGCAGCTGCGTCAGCTGCAGGCCACCGGCGCCGAGCGCGATGTCGTGCTCGTCTACGTCGCATCGGAGGCGGCCGAGCTGGCGTTCCGCGACGAGCTCGCGGCGACGGGCGCGCGCACGATCGTGTTCACCCGTGACGAGCCGGCCGACCTGCCTGCGCACTGGACGTGGGCGGAGGGGATCCGCCTCGACGCCGAGGGCCTGCAGCAGGCGGTGCCCGACCTCGCGACCCGCCATGCGTACATCTCGGGCCCGCCGCGGCTCATCGCCGACCTGGCCCCTGCTCTGCAGAAGGCGCGAGGCGTCACCACCGACGCGTTCGCAGGCTACTGA
- a CDS encoding FAD:protein FMN transferase: MHAWRFDAIGTRWEVETSAPLGEGDRTRISSIVAAFDETWSRFRDDSIVSSLRSGGETATLDRDAAADAHAMLGAYRELADATDGAVNPLIGTGLESLGYDASLTLQPGSPRPAPGDWQRLLSLDADAIGLSAPAVIDVGAVGKGRLVDLICDALAHLPGRVTVDGSGDLRVRGGAARVALEHPYDPTSAIGVVEVADAALCASGITRRSWGDGLHHVLDGRTGLPVRTWAATWALADDAMHADAAATGLFFDGGAALADRWGVEWVRMSTDGRVERSEGFPGELFTVSASSSSAVGIGKEAPQSRLRRQAAENTEE; the protein is encoded by the coding sequence ATGCACGCGTGGCGGTTCGACGCCATCGGCACGCGCTGGGAGGTCGAGACCTCCGCACCGCTCGGTGAGGGCGATCGCACGCGGATCTCGAGCATCGTCGCCGCGTTCGATGAGACCTGGTCCCGCTTCAGAGACGACTCGATCGTCTCGTCGCTGCGCTCCGGCGGCGAGACGGCGACGCTGGATCGGGATGCCGCGGCCGACGCCCATGCGATGCTCGGCGCGTACCGCGAGCTGGCCGACGCGACCGACGGCGCGGTGAACCCGCTGATCGGCACGGGGCTCGAGTCGCTCGGATACGACGCGTCGCTGACGCTGCAGCCCGGCTCGCCACGTCCCGCTCCTGGCGACTGGCAGCGCCTGCTGAGCCTGGACGCCGATGCGATCGGGCTCAGCGCCCCCGCGGTCATCGACGTGGGCGCGGTCGGCAAGGGCCGGCTGGTCGATCTCATCTGCGACGCCCTCGCCCACCTTCCCGGGCGGGTGACCGTCGACGGCAGCGGCGACCTGCGGGTGCGGGGCGGTGCGGCTCGGGTCGCGCTCGAGCATCCGTACGATCCGACCTCGGCGATCGGTGTGGTGGAGGTCGCGGATGCGGCACTCTGCGCCTCGGGGATCACGCGTCGATCCTGGGGCGACGGGCTGCATCATGTGCTCGACGGTCGCACCGGCCTGCCCGTGCGCACCTGGGCGGCCACATGGGCGCTCGCGGATGACGCCATGCACGCAGACGCAGCCGCCACGGGGCTGTTCTTCGACGGCGGTGCCGCACTGGCCGACCGGTGGGGCGTGGAATGGGTGCGGATGTCGACCGACGGGCGCGTCGAGCGCTCTGAGGGCTTCCCCGGTGAGCTGTTCACCGTGTCCGCCTCGTCGAGCTCCGCAGTCGGGATCGGGAAAGAGGCGCCGCAGAGTCGCCTGCGGCGCCAGGCCGCTGAGAATACGGAAGAGTAG
- a CDS encoding FMN-binding protein, which yields MNAHPAVRTGTALLGIAGALVLAGCSGAADAETGETSNGSSSGATAPYADGTYTAEGSYQTPETVETIEVTLTVADDAVTDVEVVGDPIAPESKNYQGQFIAGIADEVVGRKLDDLDVDRVAGSSLTSGGFDQALAEIKEQAAAAAE from the coding sequence ATGAACGCGCATCCCGCAGTCCGCACCGGAACCGCCCTGCTCGGCATCGCCGGCGCCCTCGTGCTCGCCGGATGCTCCGGCGCGGCCGACGCCGAGACCGGCGAGACGTCGAACGGCTCGTCGAGCGGTGCCACCGCTCCGTACGCCGACGGCACCTACACCGCCGAGGGCTCGTATCAGACCCCTGAGACGGTCGAGACGATCGAGGTCACCCTCACGGTCGCCGACGACGCGGTCACCGATGTCGAGGTGGTCGGCGATCCGATCGCCCCCGAGTCGAAGAACTACCAGGGGCAGTTCATCGCGGGCATCGCGGACGAGGTCGTCGGCAGGAAGCTCGACGATCTCGACGTCGACCGCGTCGCAGGGTCGTCGCTCACCAGCGGCGGCTTCGACCAGGCGCTCGCCGAGATCAAGGAGCAGGCCGCCGCCGCGGCCGAGTGA
- a CDS encoding ribose-phosphate diphosphokinase: MGRKKKTAALDRENGVAPGLIAKTKKRLVVAGGRSHPELTAAVAAALGQEVAPVEHRTFASGEIYARFEVSIRGCDLFIVQSFGEPVNEWLMETLIMLDAAKRASAKRITVVAPYYPYSRQDKKGRGREPISARLVADMLKVAGADRVMSVDLHAAQIQGFFDGPVDHLFAKPVLLEHFEGTLTPDDRETLTIVSPDMGRVRVADTWSDSLGAPLAIIHKRRDPKVANQVSVHEIVGTVDGRTCLLVDDMIDTGGTIVKAAQALKANGARKVIVAATHAVFSDPASDRLQDSSIDQVVITDTIPLTESRRWEGLTILPIAPLLATAIRQVFEDGSVTSMFGGDA; the protein is encoded by the coding sequence ATGGGGCGCAAGAAGAAGACGGCTGCACTCGACCGTGAGAACGGCGTCGCACCCGGACTGATCGCGAAGACGAAGAAGCGGCTGGTCGTCGCGGGCGGACGCTCGCATCCCGAGCTCACTGCAGCCGTCGCCGCGGCGCTGGGGCAGGAGGTCGCTCCGGTCGAGCACCGCACCTTCGCCTCCGGCGAGATCTACGCCCGTTTCGAGGTGTCGATCCGCGGCTGCGATCTGTTCATCGTGCAGTCGTTCGGCGAGCCGGTGAACGAGTGGCTCATGGAGACGCTCATCATGCTCGACGCCGCCAAGCGCGCATCGGCCAAGCGGATCACCGTCGTCGCGCCGTACTATCCCTATTCCCGACAGGACAAGAAGGGCCGCGGCCGTGAGCCGATCTCGGCCCGTCTGGTCGCGGACATGCTCAAGGTCGCCGGAGCGGATCGCGTCATGAGCGTCGACCTGCACGCCGCGCAGATCCAGGGCTTCTTCGACGGCCCGGTCGACCACCTGTTCGCCAAGCCGGTGCTGCTCGAGCACTTCGAGGGCACCCTCACGCCGGACGACCGCGAGACCCTCACCATCGTCTCGCCCGACATGGGCCGGGTGCGTGTCGCCGACACGTGGTCCGACAGCCTCGGCGCGCCTCTCGCCATCATCCACAAGCGCCGCGACCCGAAGGTCGCCAACCAGGTCTCGGTGCACGAGATCGTCGGAACCGTCGATGGACGCACCTGCCTGCTCGTCGACGACATGATCGACACCGGCGGAACCATCGTCAAGGCCGCCCAGGCGCTCAAGGCGAACGGAGCCCGCAAGGTGATCGTCGCGGCGACGCACGCGGTCTTCAGCGACCCGGCATCCGACCGCCTGCAGGACTCCTCGATCGACCAGGTCGTCATCACGGACACGATCCCGCTGACCGAGTCGCGCCGCTGGGAGGGGCTCACCATCCTCCCGATCGCACCGCTGCTCGCCACCGCGATCAGGCAGGTCTTCGAGGACGGCTCGGTCACGAGCATGTTCGGCGGGGACGCCTGA